DNA sequence from the uncultured Ilyobacter sp. genome:
TGATTTAACAGTAAAAAGATCAAGAAAGGAGTCTGTGTGAAAAAAGAAAAATCAAGTGAAAAAGTATTTAAACATATAGAGTCAAAAATAGTAAATGGTATCTGGAAACCAGGGGATAAAATTACACCGGAACTTCAATTGGTGAAAGAACTGGGGGTGAGCAGATTAGCAGTCAGAGAGGCGACACAAAAGCTGGCATCCATGGATATATTGGTAAAAAAACGGGGTGGAGGAACATTTGTAAGTGAAATAAACACCGGTGACTATATGAAAGATCTTATTCCTCTTTTGACTATAGGCAAGATAGGCTATAAGGAAATTATGGAATTCAGAACTTCTCTTGACATACTAGGAGTAAGACTTTGTACTAAAAGAGCTGATGATGAAACACTTGAAAATCTTCAGGAAATTCATGAGAATATGATAAAAAACAGAGAAAATCCTTCAGAATTTTTTAAATATGACATGGAGTTTCACCGTGCTATAGCTGTTGCTTCAGGAAATAGGATATTACAAAAGACAATCGAAATAATTTTTGATATTTTGATTTATAATGTGGAAGATGAATACCATCAATTATCTTATGATGACAGAATAGAAGAGCACACACTTGTACTGAGGGCCATAAAAAACCGTGATGTTGAATTGGCTGAATTATATATGAAAAGACATGTAGACAGAACCATTAAAGATCTTGAAAAAATAGAATTTGATACAAATAAATAAACTGGTTGCTTATTTTGATTTTTGATATTTTGTTCAAATATACGATAAAATTAAATATTTTATTCAATTATGCCCTGAGAGTTTTTCAGGGTTTTTTTTATAAAAAGGTAATTTTTCATATTTTTGCATTTAAAGTTTTTTAAAAATGGATAATAATTTTTAAAAGTTGTGCTACAAAAGTTGTTGACAACTTTTATTTTGTGTTGTAAAATTCTATCAAGTTGTTAAGGAATAGAACAAAAAATCTATAAATAGAATTCAAAAATGAAATGTTAGCGTTTTGGGTATCAGAAAATTTAAAAAGTTATAAGACAACTTTAAAATTTAAAATTTAGGAGGAATTGATGAAAGTTGTGGTTGCAATTGACTCATTTAAAGGAAGTGTGAGCTCCTTTGAATTGGGTAATTTTATTGAAAATGGAATAAAAAATATTTATCCAGATGCCGAGGTAAAAAAAATACCAATAGCAGATGGTGGAGAAGGTACAGTGGAATCCCTTGTAGAGGGAACTGGTGGTGAGTTTATTGATGTAAGTGTAAATGGGCCATTTATGAAACCGGTGCTAGCAAGATACGGGATAATGGGAGACAATAAAACTGCAGTTATAGAAATGGCTTCAGCATCAGGGCTTCCTCTTATAACAAAAGAGATGAGAAATCCTAGAAAAACAACCACTTATGGAACGGGAGAATTAATAAAAGATGCCATAAAAAGAGGATGCAGAGAATTTCTGGTAGGTATAGGGGGAAGTGCCACTAATGATGCAGGAATCGGGATGCTTCAGGCTCTCGGGTATAAGTTCTTGGATAAAGAGGGGGAAATTCTTGGATTTGGAGGAGAAATTCTTGAAAAAATAGTAGAAGTAGACACTTCTGAAGTTATGACCGAAT
Encoded proteins:
- a CDS encoding FadR/GntR family transcriptional regulator, translating into MKKEKSSEKVFKHIESKIVNGIWKPGDKITPELQLVKELGVSRLAVREATQKLASMDILVKKRGGGTFVSEINTGDYMKDLIPLLTIGKIGYKEIMEFRTSLDILGVRLCTKRADDETLENLQEIHENMIKNRENPSEFFKYDMEFHRAIAVASGNRILQKTIEIIFDILIYNVEDEYHQLSYDDRIEEHTLVLRAIKNRDVELAELYMKRHVDRTIKDLEKIEFDTNK